The following is a genomic window from Chanos chanos chromosome 1, fChaCha1.1, whole genome shotgun sequence.
TTCTAAACTGTGTCAGGCAGTTTTGAACTATTAGGACCAGGATCTTAATCATTTAGCAATGAAAGACCTTCCTTCTCCTCGTAATTcacttttcattatttcttctCCCAGGGTCAGCCGTTTGGCAACTCATTGCCTCTTTCCTGAAGTTACCCATCTCTGGAACACATTGTATTGTGGGAGCCACAATCGGCTTTTCTATGGTGGCTATTGGCACCAAAGGGGTGCAATGGATGCAGCTTGTGAAAATTGGTAAAAAGTTTCTATTGAAGTAAAAAAGATTACACCAGTTTTTACATGGCAACGGATTCATAAGGGCTCTTAAGCATCAGTTTAACGACTGTCTTAATTACTGAGCATGTGTTTTGGAAATGAAGGGTACATatgttttatgttctgtttacTGTGTAATCTGTGTAATTGTACAGTGATTGAAAGAGGTAATTTTATGAAAGATGTGATAAGATTATATTGGGTCAGATAATGGTAATAAATGTTACTTCACATTACAGTCCATTATCATCTTAATTGCTTGGTAGATTAAAAGGTATTTACTAGTTTATACCCGGATCATTTTTGCAAAAGATCTCACCACGCCTAACAACTGCATGATGACCATGTTACTGCCTGCAGTACCATGGTCATCATGTGCTCCTGTAACAGATTTCATTGGAAATACTTCTGCATATATATAAATGCACTGAGGACAATGTTGAAATAGACATGGACAATTTTTGACCTGTACTGAGGTGAAATTGCTTGTCACTTTCGTTAATCCTGGTCCTATTACATGTATTCAAGGCTGTTAGCGGAAAAGCTTCCTGTCTATTTAAAGACTGTCCTCGGACTGCCCTCTTTtacccagggaaaaaaaaaaaaaagtaattccaATAATATGTATTTTCTCAGTAAGTACTCAGAACTATGGCAACTGCAGAAGAAATTGTTACTTAATGGTCAATCATGTAGTTACCCAGCATTCTGCACTGCGTGATACTTGTTCAGatgtgcatatttttttttatgttttttatcaGGATTTGCTTATTAAGATGCGTGACAGCCTgcgttctctctttttttttttttagatctcaGTTTCTCTGCTAACCTGCAGAGAATGTTTTGTTGCCCCTCTCTGTGCATGTTCTGATTCAGCCCTGACTTCTGCCTCCCTCTGTACACCACGCAATGCATTCAGTTGAAGGGCGGCACATATGTGCTATTTTTAGTGTAGTAAATTGAAATGAGTAGCTCACTGACTATCGTGTGAGAAATTCTtgattgattatttatttatttttatcatccAGTTGCCTCCTGGTTCATCTCCCCTCTGCTGTCAGGACTTATGTCTGGGATTCTGTTCTTCGTCATTCAGTATTTCATTCTCGATAAGGTGAGCATGACTTCGAACTGCATCTTACCTGTGCAAACTTTTCATCAGACCTCACTCTCCTTAAATTAGCTTATTCTTTGCTTATTCCTTCACATTCATCACACAATTCCTCACTCAGTACTTAGAAGCTTGAACGagtttttttcaaaaatgtcaaaGGTCTCTGAAACAGCTCACGTACTCGTATAATTAATTTGATAAAAGCCTTGTCCAATCCGTAAAGCCCTTTCTGTGATTGCCTACTTATCAAAACATTTGCGTCAGCTGGTACACCTAGAGCAAACACTCAGAGCAGTACAGTTACATGAAATGACACGGCTTCCGCATGAACTGATCAAATGTATTGACATTGCTTCTCAAAGCTGATAGGGCACATTGACTTGGTGAACCATATGAAGTCAGTTCAGAGTGTTTTACTTTTAACACATTATTTCTTTAGGCATAACAGAACCTCTGAATAATTTACACTCCATAATAAACTTACTGTAAACTTCACACATTTGACACTTTATAGCCATACTAGGTATTCCTCTATCGTAAACCCAGTAATGGCACTGTGCTTTGTGAATAGCTGGTGACATTGATATGTCCTAAGTTAAAAGATTTGTTGTCCTACCTACTGTGATGATGCCTCTCTCGTTTCTAGGACGACCCTGTTCCCAATGGCCTTCACGCCTTGCCTCTCTTCTATGCCTCTACTATTGGCATCAATACGTTCTCCATCCTGTACACAGGAGCACCTTGTAAGCGTCTAATCTTTATACGAGAATACCATTTGGTGCCTCTTCAAACCATTTTAGAGTTTGAAAAAGTAGCACTTAAATGCAAATTCTGTTTCTCATACACTGTTgtcctgcttttctttttttttttaacctacaAAATGTTCCTGAGTAGTTATAATACTTGGTGTTAAATCAGTGTTAAAATtggtctttcatttttttcaggtgtgtttttAACTTCTTGTGTTAAAGTTCGGTTTTCTCACATTTCACCTTCCCTTGTTTCTCCCCCCACTTTTGAAACTTTGTCATGCCAGTACTGGGTTTAGAGATGCTCCCAGTATGGTCCATTGCCCTCATCACCCTGGCTGGCTCATTAGTCTGTGCAGCCCTGGTCTGGATTTTTGTTTGCCCCTGGATGAGACGGAAAATAGCAAGTGAGTagtattcctctttttttttttttcttttttaaacaagtcTCTTTATTaccttttgtttgtctgctgaATGTTCTGTACAGATGTTCGGAGACAAATTATGAAAcaggttttcttttaacagttGAAACTGATATATGGATTTTGTAGTTACATAATTCTTGTTTATGTATGCATGAATCATCTTACTTGTCCTCACTTGTGTGGATCTCATTATGTACTTTGTTGAGATACTTTGCAAAGGACAATGTTCCCCACTTTCATGCATGTCAGTTTCTTTTAAGCCAGAACTTTAATATTTTCATCACTTGttgttttatcattgtttttctACTTCTAAATGAGCTGATACACAATCTTGACAGCTAATTTGCAGGATGTAGACTACTGTAAAATGTGGCTTACTTGATcagcaaataaaataacaaatgaataaaaatggcCCTGGGTTGTGAGACCATAGGTGGTACATCTGACTTTTTGTCTCCTGTAAGCACACGCTAATCCATGGGAAAGTTGgttcttatttttgtttaccTTCTTATGAAGGGGTTAGCATGGGGTCAGAGcccagtgtgtgttatgtgttcaCAGTGTGGCTGTACACTAGGGCTAATAGCAAACATTTGGCTGTCTGCACACAAGTCTTGTCTTTTATTTCACTCAGTTTAAGTGCTACCACCCAAATTAATCCTGTTAGCTTTGATACAGCACAAAAACTGTTGTCCTCTTTGATTTTTTGAGGTGTTTGAAGTAACAGTCCAATTGTAATTTAACTGACATCACAGTTTCTTGTTCTTGCCGTATACCTGTTCACTGGGAATAGCCCTGTTTGATGTGTACTTAAAATGAACACTGTTGCTGTAGCTATTCATTTTCCCAATGTGGACAGCCTTGCAGCTGCTCTAATCTCTCATAGATCTCGTCTGTAGATTCTTATGAAGATCACATGAGGTTTGTCTGTGGTGCGAAAAAACATGACTCATCGTTAGTGTAAGAGTAAAACACTGTTGAATATTGTATGGCAGGTCAGCTAAAGAAAGAACAGTGTTTGTCCCGCATCTCGGACGAGAGTTTGGATAAGATCcccgaggaggaagaggaggcccCCGTCTTCAAAGAGCTGCCGGGGGCCAAGGGCAGCGATGACGCTGTGCTGCCCCTCACAGGACGAGGCCCAGTGGAGTCCTCTGGGGAGTTAAACAGCCTGGCCAATGGGGGCACTGTCCTGCCCAATGGCAGAGTGTATGGTAAGTTGCCAGATTCTCGTTAGAAGCCTGTTTTTTACCTTCATCATCACCCTCTCTTTTgtccctgctctgtttgtgctaattcagttttatatcatatctttttgttgtgtattttcctctctgaagctgtgcatgttgtttttgtcattctgtTTACTAATTAAGCTTCAtcctttgtttttcctcttgtctGAGCAGGCCGGACTCACTCCATGACCAACGGCTGCCTGAAATCCCCAGTATCCAATGGCAGCTTTAGCTTTGATGGCCACATGCGTAGCGATGGCCAGGTTTATCACACTGTGCACAAAGACTCAGGCCTCTACAAGGACCTGTTGCACAAGATCCATCTGGGCCGTCTGGAGGACGACCGCAGCGGGTCTCGGGCTGATAACAACTACCGCCTCCTGAGACGCAACAACAGCTACACCTGCTACACCGCGGCCATCTGCGGCATGCCTGTCCAGCCCCTGCTGCGGTCCGAGTCTAGCACGGCACCCGAGGACAGCGAGAAGCTGGTGGGCGACACCGTCTTCTACTCCAAGAAGCGGCTTCGTTACGACAGCTATTCCAGCTATTGCAACGCCGTGGCGGAAGCCGAGATCGAGGCGGAGGAAGGGGACGTGGACGTAAAGCTAGCCGCGGACAAAAGGGAGCCCACACCACCAGCTGCCCTCGAGGACTGCCCCGAAGAGGACAAGGAGGACAAGGATAAGCCTCAGgttttccttctcttccacTTTTTGCAGATTCTCACTGCCTGCTTTGGGTCCTTCGCGCACGGAGGAAATGATGTCAGGTAAACCATTCTGGAACCTCGCACTCCTATATTCGGTATACACAGCAGTACCCATGATGTTGAAGTACATTTGTTCATCATTTAATATTGAGGTTTTATCTGGTTCCTGAAACACAGTGCCTCAGAGCACAAATGTGCTGAATGTAATCAGATCAGACATCACGTTCTGATCTGATTACATAGCGACAGCATATAACATTCATCTGTTGCCATTGTGAGATGATGTTTGAGAcctaaaacatttgttttcagtgttcctTCCTGCCATATAAAAAAGACATG
Proteins encoded in this region:
- the slc20a2 gene encoding sodium-dependent phosphate transporter 2 isoform X1; the protein is MELESYLWMVILGFIIAFILAFSVGANDVANSFGTAVGSGVVTLRQACILASIFETLGSMLLGAKVGETIRKGIIDVSLYNDTVPVLMAGEVSAMVGSAVWQLIASFLKLPISGTHCIVGATIGFSMVAIGTKGVQWMQLVKIVASWFISPLLSGLMSGILFFVIQYFILDKDDPVPNGLHALPLFYASTIGINTFSILYTGAPLLGLEMLPVWSIALITLAGSLVCAALVWIFVCPWMRRKIASQLKKEQCLSRISDESLDKIPEEEEEAPVFKELPGAKGSDDAVLPLTGRGPVESSGELNSLANGGTVLPNGRVYGRTHSMTNGCLKSPVSNGSFSFDGHMRSDGQVYHTVHKDSGLYKDLLHKIHLGRLEDDRSGSRADNNYRLLRRNNSYTCYTAAICGMPVQPLLRSESSTAPEDSEKLVGDTVFYSKKRLRYDSYSSYCNAVAEAEIEAEEGDVDVKLAADKREPTPPAALEDCPEEDKEDKDKPQVFLLFHFLQILTACFGSFAHGGNDVSNAIGPLVALWMIYEQGGVMQDAATPIWLLFYGGVGICAGLWVWGRRVIQTMGKDLTPITPSSGFTIELASALTVVFASNIGIPVSTTHCKVGSVVAVGWIRSRKAVDWRLFRNIFLAWFVTVPVAGLFSAAVMALFVYGILPYV
- the slc20a2 gene encoding sodium-dependent phosphate transporter 2 isoform X2, with protein sequence MELESYLWMVILGFIIAFILAFSVGANDVANSFGTAVGSGVVTLRQACILASIFETLGSMLLGAKVGETIRKGIIDVSLYNDTVPVLMAGEVSAMVGSAVWQLIASFLKLPISGTHCIVGATIGFSMVAIGTKGVQWMQLVKIVASWFISPLLSGLMSGILFFVIQYFILDKDDPVPNGLHALPLFYASTIGINTFSILYTGAPLLGLEMLPVWSIALITLAGSLVCAALVWIFVCPWMRRKIASQLKKEQCLSRISDESLDKIPEEEEEAPVFKELPGAKGSDDAVLPLTGRGPVESSGELNSLANGGTVLPNGRVYGRTHSMTNGCLKSPVSNGSFSFDGHMRSDGQVYHTVHKDSGLYKDLLHKIHLGRLEDDRSGSRADNNYRLLRRNNSYTCYTAAICGMPVQPLLRSESSTAPEDSEKLVGDTVFYSKKRLRYDSYSSYCNAVAEAEIEAEEGDVDVKLAADKREPTPPAALEDCPEEDKEDKDKPQVFLLFHFLQILTACFGSFAHGGNDVSNAIGPLVALWMIYEQGGVMQDAATPIWLLFYGGVGICAGLWVWGRRVIQTMGKDLTPITPSR